In Dromaius novaehollandiae isolate bDroNov1 chromosome 14, bDroNov1.hap1, whole genome shotgun sequence, a genomic segment contains:
- the RSL1D1 gene encoding ribosomal L1 domain-containing protein 1 isoform X2 codes for MAGAERRLERAQVRKAVQALLAFARGGAARLLGEGESVFLVVTVWKIPRAERLIKLPLPHGVRPDTAEVCLFTKDEPDLSAEQTENMYRKLLTQSGITSVSQIISYKTLRKEYKPFEAKRRLLNRFDLFLSDDRIRRLLPSHLGKHFYRSKKAPLSVNLKASNLAKELHKHIQGTVLPVTNKGCCYTARIGHTGMKADEILENVIAAADVIAKKLPKNWKNVKILHLKTAKSVALPIFTSQISNLDELDKEPFVDKQEEEEKKRREKKRKKAGKKKTSSEVAVTTEINATAANQEPEMKEKAVVQEPDDDDDGEIPQLVPIQKTTSIAELKKTEPNQSPEKADKLGKKTKTRLGKRKKSLPQETPKTKHKVTEEHADLQMSPKQKQAKQFSMPKEAIKEKELKKTPKKPEAKSFTTPKAGKLVQSAKKSSKTPK; via the exons atggcgggcgcggagcggcggctggAGCGCGCGCAG GTGCGGAAGGCGGTGCAGGCGCTGCTGGCGTtcgcgcgcggcggggcggcgcggctgctCGGCGAGGGCGAGAGCGTGTTCCTGGTGGTGACGGTGTGGAAGATCCCGCGGGCCGAGCGCCTCATCAAGCT GCCGCTGCCGCACGGTGTTCGGCCCGACACGGCCGAGGTCTGCCTCTTCACCAAGGACGAGCCCGACTTGTCGGCGGAGCAGACCGAGAACATGTACAGGAAGCTGCTGACCCAGAGCGGCATCACCAGCGTTAGCCAG ATCATCTCATACAAAACTCTCAGAAAAGAGTATAAACCATTTGAAGCAAAGCGTCGTCTCCTGAACAGATTTGATCTCTTTCTGTCTGATGACCGAATTAGAAGGCTGTTGCCCTCACATCTAGGAAAACATTTCTATCGAAGTAAAAA GGCACCTCTATCTGTAAACCTGAAAGCCAGCAATCTTGCTAAGGAACTGCACAAACACATCCAGGGAACTGTACTGCCAGTTACCAACAAAGGCTGCTGTTA tACAGCACGTATCGGTCACACTGGAATGAAAGCTGATGAGATATTAGAAAATGTTATTGCTGCAGCTGACGTGATTGCAAAGAAGTTACCAAAG aactggaaaaatgtaaaaattcttCACCTCAAAACAGCTAAATCAGTTGCCCTTCCAATTTTTACTTCACAAATCTCCAACTTAGATGAGCTTGACAAAGAGCCATTTGTTGATAAACAGGAAGAAGAG gaaaagaaaagaagggaaaagaaacgGAAGAAAGCAGGTAAAAAAAAGACTTCAAGTGAAGTTGCTGTGACAACTGAAATTAATGCTACTGCTGCTAACCAAGAGccagagatgaaagaaaaagcagtagtCCAAGAaccagatgatgatgatgacggAGAAATTCCACAACTGGTGCCTATTCAAAAAACAACCAGCATAGCTGAGCTGAAG aaaacagaaccAAATCAGAGTCCAGAAAAAGCTGACAAACTGGGCAAGAAAACTAAAACACgccttggaaagagaaaaaaatctctaccTCAGGAGACTCCAAAAACGAAACACAAAGTTACTGAAGAGCATGCAGACTTGCAGATgtcaccaaaacaaaaacaagccaaGCAGTTCAGCATGCCAAAGGAGGCAATAAAggaaaaagagctgaaaaagaCTCCCAAAAAGCCTGAAGCAAAGTCTTTTACGACACCTAAAGCTGGCAAACTAGTACAGTCAGCCAAGAAATCTTCCAAAACACCAAAATAA
- the LOC135329945 gene encoding transmembrane protein 238-like, protein MAAPGGLGRCVVAFWLALAFDALGLAVLLAGVFADVFFSDLLIYGGGIGIFLSLIWWVFWYAGNLEVPPEELRDDVGLAPPKGSLLRGLVQGLSLRLSSAFGGPRSRAAPPAAADVELQLAAAAAAPPAAGRIC, encoded by the exons ATGGCGGCCCCCGGCGGGCTGGGCCGCTGCGTGGTCGCCTTCTGGCTGGCGCTGGCCTTCGACGCGctggggctggcggtgctgctggCGGGGGTGTTCGCCGACGTCTTCTTCTCCGACCTGCTCATCTACGGCGGCGGCATCGGCATCTTCCTGAGCCTCATCTGGTGGGTGTTCTGGTACGCGGGCAACCTGGAGGTGCCGCCCGAGGAGCTGCGCGACGACGTGGGGCTGGCGCCGCCCAAGGGCAGCCTGCTGCGCGGGCTGGTGCAGGGGCTCAGCCTCCGCCTCTCCTCCGCCTTCGGCGGGCCGCGgtcccgcgccgccccccccgccgccgccgacgTGGAGCTGcagctggcggcggcggccgccgccccccccgccgctggcag GATCTGCTGA
- the RSL1D1 gene encoding ribosomal L1 domain-containing protein 1 isoform X1, which translates to MAGAERRLERAQVRKAVQALLAFARGGAARLLGEGESVFLVVTVWKIPRAERLIKLPLPHGVRPDTAEVCLFTKDEPDLSAEQTENMYRKLLTQSGITSVSQIISYKTLRKEYKPFEAKRRLLNRFDLFLSDDRIRRLLPSHLGKHFYRSKKAPLSVNLKASNLAKELHKHIQGTVLPVTNKGCCYTARIGHTGMKADEILENVIAAADVIAKKLPKNWKNVKILHLKTAKSVALPIFTSQISNLDELDKEPFVDKQEEEKEKKRREKKRKKAGKKKTSSEVAVTTEINATAANQEPEMKEKAVVQEPDDDDDGEIPQLVPIQKTTSIAELKKTEPNQSPEKADKLGKKTKTRLGKRKKSLPQETPKTKHKVTEEHADLQMSPKQKQAKQFSMPKEAIKEKELKKTPKKPEAKSFTTPKAGKLVQSAKKSSKTPK; encoded by the exons atggcgggcgcggagcggcggctggAGCGCGCGCAG GTGCGGAAGGCGGTGCAGGCGCTGCTGGCGTtcgcgcgcggcggggcggcgcggctgctCGGCGAGGGCGAGAGCGTGTTCCTGGTGGTGACGGTGTGGAAGATCCCGCGGGCCGAGCGCCTCATCAAGCT GCCGCTGCCGCACGGTGTTCGGCCCGACACGGCCGAGGTCTGCCTCTTCACCAAGGACGAGCCCGACTTGTCGGCGGAGCAGACCGAGAACATGTACAGGAAGCTGCTGACCCAGAGCGGCATCACCAGCGTTAGCCAG ATCATCTCATACAAAACTCTCAGAAAAGAGTATAAACCATTTGAAGCAAAGCGTCGTCTCCTGAACAGATTTGATCTCTTTCTGTCTGATGACCGAATTAGAAGGCTGTTGCCCTCACATCTAGGAAAACATTTCTATCGAAGTAAAAA GGCACCTCTATCTGTAAACCTGAAAGCCAGCAATCTTGCTAAGGAACTGCACAAACACATCCAGGGAACTGTACTGCCAGTTACCAACAAAGGCTGCTGTTA tACAGCACGTATCGGTCACACTGGAATGAAAGCTGATGAGATATTAGAAAATGTTATTGCTGCAGCTGACGTGATTGCAAAGAAGTTACCAAAG aactggaaaaatgtaaaaattcttCACCTCAAAACAGCTAAATCAGTTGCCCTTCCAATTTTTACTTCACAAATCTCCAACTTAGATGAGCTTGACAAAGAGCCATTTGTTGATAAACAGGAAGAAGAG aaggaaaagaaaagaagggaaaagaaacgGAAGAAAGCAGGTAAAAAAAAGACTTCAAGTGAAGTTGCTGTGACAACTGAAATTAATGCTACTGCTGCTAACCAAGAGccagagatgaaagaaaaagcagtagtCCAAGAaccagatgatgatgatgacggAGAAATTCCACAACTGGTGCCTATTCAAAAAACAACCAGCATAGCTGAGCTGAAG aaaacagaaccAAATCAGAGTCCAGAAAAAGCTGACAAACTGGGCAAGAAAACTAAAACACgccttggaaagagaaaaaaatctctaccTCAGGAGACTCCAAAAACGAAACACAAAGTTACTGAAGAGCATGCAGACTTGCAGATgtcaccaaaacaaaaacaagccaaGCAGTTCAGCATGCCAAAGGAGGCAATAAAggaaaaagagctgaaaaagaCTCCCAAAAAGCCTGAAGCAAAGTCTTTTACGACACCTAAAGCTGGCAAACTAGTACAGTCAGCCAAGAAATCTTCCAAAACACCAAAATAA